Proteins encoded in a region of the Drosophila sechellia strain sech25 chromosome 2L, ASM438219v1, whole genome shotgun sequence genome:
- the LOC6613327 gene encoding ATP-binding cassette sub-family G member 4 isoform X2: MELTLTRCVSAESGGIQNSSFETAASQSQSQEDVSRRRSAAYAAAYAEMLRDAGHQRSMSLVQTKLTKNGSCVSALKKRPKSQNNLCNGGLGSNNHALAPKVANNSGGSPNGQKKGTIALSHLPQRPPVDIEFCDISYSVTDSHRRGFKTILKSVSGKFRNGEITAIMGPSGAGKSTLMNILAGYKTAQLSGSVLINSKERNLRRFRKLSCYIMQDDVLIANLTVREAMMVAANLKLGKNMISYAKVVVVEEILETIGLKESVNTLTCNLSGGQRKRLSIALELVNNPPVMFFDEPTSGLDSSTCFQLISLLRSLARGGRTIVCTIHQPSARLFEKFDHLYLLAQGQCVYEGRVKGLVPYLSSLGYECPSYHNPADYVLEVASGEYGDAVPKLVDAVKSGACKKYAHKDYVLTLTQKGCNNDIIKGSGSGAENAMAILTLENEKPPLEDRQLEPSIPVEDPAELKPPKLETQQSQNSDCSVVNMPTNAVDDSCSFSSSKGTQNAVGGSGSGGPSAVVGCMTSLLDSHESVVTLPNKTGFPTSGWTQFWILLKRSFRTILRDKMLTHMRLFSHVIVGAIIGMIYYDVGNEASKIMSNAGCIFFVSLFTTFTAMMPTILTFPTEMSVFVREHLNYWYSLKAFYFAKTIADMPFQIVFSSVYVLVVYYLTSQPMELERVSMFVLICVLNSLVAQSLGLLIGAGMNIETGVFLGPVTTIPTILFSGFFVNFDTIPGYLQWVTYVSYVRYGFEGAMVAIYGMDRAKMQCNQMYCHYRVPKKFLEEMSMDNALFWVDAVALIGIFFALRIIAYFVLRWKLHMIR, translated from the exons GTCCCAGAACAATTTGTGCAATGGCGGCTTGGGCAGCAACAACCATGCTTTGGCCCCCAAGGTGGCCAACAACAGCGGTGGAAGTCCGAATGGCCAGAAGAAGGGTACCATCGCCTTGTCCCATCTGCCCCAACGGCCGCCGGTGGACATCGAGTTCTGTGATATATCCTACTCAGTTACCGATAGCCATCGGCGCGGATTCAAGACCATCCTGAAGAGCGTCTCGGGCAAGTTCCGGAATGGGGAGATCACAGCTATCATGGGACCCTCAGGAGCCGGAAAGAGCACGCTGATGAATATCCTGGCGGGCTACAA AACTGCCCAACTCAGCGGCTCCGTACTGATCAACAGCAAGGAGCGGAATCTGCGGCGCTTCCGCAAGCTCTCCTGCTACATCATGCAGGACGATGTGCTGATCGCCAATCTGACCGTTCGCGAGGCCATGATGGTGGCCGCCAACCTCAAGCTGGGCAAGAACATGATCAGCTACGCCAAGGTGGTGGTGGTCGAAGAGATCCTCGAGACGATTGGCCTGAAGGAGTCGGTGAACACGCTGACGTGCAATCTGTCTGGTGGCCAAAGGAAGCGACTGTCCATTGCCCTCGAACTGGTCAACAATCCACCAGTGATGTTCTTCGACGAACCCACCTCCGGACTGGACAGCTCCACCTGCTTCCAGCTCATATCGCTGCTGAGATCGTTGGCCAGAGGTGGCCGCACCATAGTGTGTACAATCCATCAGCCGTCGGCGCGTCTCTTCGAGAAGTTCGATCATCTGTATCTGCTGGCCCAGGGCCAGTGCGTTTACGAGGGCAGAGTGAAGGGACTGGTGCCGTACCTATCATCACTGGGCTACGAATGCCCCTCATATCACAATCCTGCTGACTATGTCCTGGAGGTGGCGTCCGGGGAGTACGGAGACGCTGTTCCCAAGCTGGTGGATGCGGTGAAGAGCGGAGCTTGCAAGAAATACGCGCACAAGGATTATGTACTGACGCTGACCCAAAAGGGCTGCAACAATGACATTATCAAGGGCAGTGGCAGCGGAGCGGAGAACGCGATGGCCATTTTGACCCTGGAGAATGAGAAGCCGCCGTTGGAGGACAGGCAACTGGAGCCCTCTATTCCCGTCGAGGATCCTGCGGAGCTGAAACCACCGAAGCTAGAGACGCAGCAGTCCCAAAACTCCGATTGCAGCGTGGTCAATATGCCGACTAATGCCGTGGACGACAGTTGCAGCTTTAGCTCCTCGAAGGGCACCCAAAATGCTGTGGGTGGTTCGGGATCGGGAGGACCCAGTGCCGTTGTGGGCTGCATGACCTCGCTGCTGGATTCGCACGAGAGCGTGGTCACCCTGCCAAACAAGACGGGATTCCCCACCAGCGGCTGGACGCAGTTCTGGATCCTGCTCAAACGCTCATTCCGCACCATCCTGCGCGACAAAATGCTGACCCACATGCGACTCTTCTCCCACGTGATCGTTGGAGCCATCATCGGTATGATCTACTACGATGTAGGCAACGAGGCCAGCAAGATCATGAGCAACGCGGGATGCATCTTCTTCGTCTCCCTGTTCACCACCTTCACGGCCATGATGCCCACCATTCTGACCT TTCCCACCGAAATGTCAGTGTTCGTGAGGGAGCATCTCAACTACTGGTACTCCCTGAAGGCCTTCTACTTTGCCAAGACCATAGCGGACATGCCATTTCAG ATCGTCTTCTCCAGCGTCTATGTCCTGGTGGTGTACTACCTAACCTCACAGCCAATGGAATTGGAGCGGGTCTCGATGTTCGTGCTGATCTGCGTGCTGAACTCTCTGGTGGCACAGTCGCTGGGACTGCTGATCGGGGCGGGGATGAACATCGAGACGGGCGTATTCCTCGGCCCCGTGACGACCATACCCACGATATTGTTCTCCGGGTTCTTTGTGAACTTTGACACCATTCCGGGCTACCTGCAGTGGGTGACCTACGTCAGCTATGTGCGCTATGGCTTCGAAG GTGCCATGGTAGCCATCTATGGAATGGATCGGGCCAAGATGCAGTGCAATCAAATGTACTGCCACTATCGAGTGCCCAAGAAGTTTCTGGAGGAGATGTCCATGGATAACGCTCTGTTTTGGGTGGACGCCGTCGCCCTGATCGGAATCTTCTTTGCCCTGCGCATCATCGCCTACTTCGTGTTGCGATGGAAACTGCACATGATTCGCTAA